The proteins below are encoded in one region of Deltaproteobacteria bacterium:
- the glgP gene encoding glycogen/starch/alpha-glucan family phosphorylase yields the protein MASLRIPGYGYGILYDYGIFYQSIVNGWQEESCDNWRRQGVPWEILRLESLFEVNFYGRSESYYDDEGQLCFRWVDTGKVMAVPCDILIPGHGGRHVTNMRLWVAQSSREFSLQDFNRGDYMGAMEDKVISENITKVLYPNDEQAQGKELRLKQQYFLVAATFQDIMRRFKKEHSSLADFPDYVAVQLNDTHPSIAVAELMRLLVDEERMEWDEAWDICTRTFAYTNHTVLPEALETWPVDLIGHVLPRHLEIIYTINHHFLQKVADRFPDDTGRLARMSLIQEGPVRRVRMANLAIVGSHTVNGVAALHSDIIRQGLFRDFDEFFPGKLTNVTNGVTPRRWLLQINPDLSDLITSAIGPEWVCDLDRLKDLVPLAEDTQFRKSFAEAKLANKKRLARYVLRKMGMGVNPHTMFDCQFKRMHEYKRQLLNVLHVVTRYNRLKEDPDLPCPPRTVLFGGKAAPGYFMAKLIIKLINSVAEVVNNDSEVNKRLRVLFLPNYCISQAEKVIPAADLSEQISTAGYEASGTGNMKFSLNGALTIGTLDGANVEIMEEVGEDNIFIFGLKAGEVEAMRRNGYDPGRYYDSDPDLKAALDMIASNRFAPLQPELFKPIIDALLRNGDFYMLLADYRPYMDAQDRVDALFTDKDQWIRKAILNTANMGKFSSDRAVMEYAQRIWKTPPLDPELLRG from the coding sequence ATGGCCAGCCTGCGGATTCCCGGATACGGGTACGGCATCCTCTACGACTACGGCATTTTCTACCAGTCCATTGTCAACGGCTGGCAGGAGGAGAGTTGCGACAATTGGAGAAGGCAGGGGGTTCCCTGGGAGATCCTGCGGCTGGAAAGCCTCTTTGAGGTCAATTTCTACGGTCGTTCCGAGAGCTACTACGACGACGAGGGCCAACTGTGTTTCCGCTGGGTGGATACGGGCAAGGTCATGGCCGTGCCCTGCGACATCCTGATCCCCGGACACGGCGGCCGGCACGTGACCAACATGCGCCTCTGGGTGGCCCAGTCGAGCCGGGAATTCAGCCTCCAGGATTTCAACCGCGGCGACTACATGGGGGCCATGGAAGACAAGGTCATCAGCGAGAACATCACCAAGGTCCTCTATCCCAACGACGAGCAGGCCCAGGGCAAGGAACTCCGCCTCAAGCAGCAGTACTTCCTGGTGGCGGCCACCTTTCAGGACATCATGCGCCGCTTCAAGAAGGAGCATTCGTCCCTGGCCGATTTCCCGGACTACGTGGCCGTTCAACTGAACGACACCCACCCGTCCATCGCCGTGGCCGAACTCATGCGCCTGCTGGTGGACGAGGAGCGGATGGAATGGGACGAGGCCTGGGACATCTGCACGAGGACCTTTGCCTACACCAACCACACCGTTCTGCCCGAGGCTCTGGAAACCTGGCCCGTGGACCTCATCGGCCACGTCCTGCCCCGGCATCTGGAAATCATCTACACCATCAACCACCATTTTCTCCAGAAGGTGGCCGATCGCTTTCCAGACGACACGGGTCGGCTGGCGAGGATGTCCCTCATCCAGGAAGGACCTGTCCGCCGGGTCCGCATGGCCAATCTGGCCATTGTCGGCAGCCACACGGTCAACGGCGTGGCCGCCCTCCACTCGGATATCATCCGGCAAGGCCTGTTCCGGGACTTCGACGAGTTCTTCCCCGGCAAGCTGACCAACGTCACCAATGGGGTCACACCCCGGCGCTGGCTCCTGCAGATCAACCCGGACCTGTCCGACCTGATCACCTCGGCCATCGGCCCCGAATGGGTCTGCGACCTCGACCGCTTGAAGGACCTCGTTCCCCTGGCTGAAGACACCCAGTTCAGGAAGTCATTTGCCGAGGCCAAGCTGGCCAACAAAAAGCGACTGGCCCGCTACGTCCTCCGCAAGATGGGCATGGGCGTGAACCCCCACACCATGTTCGACTGCCAGTTCAAGCGGATGCACGAATACAAGCGCCAGCTCCTGAACGTGCTCCACGTCGTCACCCGCTACAACCGGCTCAAGGAAGACCCCGACCTCCCCTGTCCGCCCCGGACCGTGCTCTTCGGCGGCAAGGCTGCCCCGGGCTATTTCATGGCCAAGTTGATCATCAAGCTCATCAATTCCGTGGCCGAGGTGGTCAACAACGATTCCGAGGTCAACAAGCGGCTCCGGGTCCTGTTCCTACCCAACTACTGCATCTCACAGGCCGAGAAGGTCATCCCGGCCGCGGACCTCTCGGAGCAGATCTCCACGGCCGGGTACGAGGCCTCGGGCACGGGCAACATGAAGTTCTCCCTGAACGGGGCCCTGACCATCGGCACCTTGGACGGGGCCAACGTCGAGATCATGGAGGAGGTCGGCGAGGACAACATCTTCATCTTTGGCCTCAAGGCCGGGGAAGTCGAGGCCATGCGCCGGAACGGATACGACCCGGGCCGCTACTACGATTCCGACCCCGACCTCAAGGCCGCCCTGGACATGATCGCTTCGAACCGGTTCGCCCCCCTGCAGCCGGAACTGTTCAAGCCAATCATCGACGCCCTGCTCAGAAACGGCGACTTCTACATGCTCCTGGCCGACTACCGGCCCTACATGGATGCCCAGGACCGGGTCGACGCCCTGTTCACCGACAAGGACCAATGGATTCGCAAGGCCATCCTGAACACGGCCAACATGGGCAAGTTCTCCAGCGACCGGGCCGTCATGGAGTATGCCCAAAGGATCTGGAAGACGCCTCCGCTGGATCCGGAACTCTTGCGTGGCTGA
- a CDS encoding ABC transporter ATP-binding protein, with protein MSKPSVKGFSQSQPLRLGVIGPNGRGKTTLFSVIMGLERPLVGTIGYNGEEVQTKEGWARLRKNVGLVFQNSDDQLFMPTVLEDVAFDPLNLGLSPVQARQRALDTLRKLGLEGFEGRVTHKLFGGEKRLVALATVLAMQLRIILLDEPTNDLDQDTRQKLIDILVGLPQAQILVTHDWDFLDHVANSLAVLQDGRLVAQEKDILHTHTHAHPGGQSRHGHGEV; from the coding sequence ATGTCGAAACCCTCGGTCAAAGGTTTTAGCCAGTCCCAGCCTCTCCGACTCGGGGTCATCGGCCCTAATGGAAGAGGCAAGACCACACTTTTTTCGGTCATCATGGGTCTTGAGCGCCCCCTGGTCGGGACAATCGGATACAATGGAGAGGAGGTGCAGACCAAGGAGGGTTGGGCCAGGCTTCGAAAGAATGTCGGTCTGGTCTTTCAGAACAGCGACGATCAGCTATTCATGCCGACAGTCCTCGAAGACGTGGCCTTTGACCCTCTGAACCTAGGCCTGTCCCCGGTCCAGGCCAGGCAGAGGGCATTGGACACCTTGCGCAAACTAGGTCTGGAGGGGTTTGAAGGGCGAGTCACCCACAAGCTCTTCGGTGGGGAAAAACGGCTGGTCGCTTTGGCCACGGTCCTGGCCATGCAGCTTCGGATCATTCTTCTGGACGAGCCCACCAACGACCTGGACCAAGATACGAGGCAAAAACTGATTGATATTCTGGTCGGGTTGCCCCAGGCCCAGATTCTGGTCACCCATGACTGGGATTTTCTGGATCACGTGGCGAACAGCTTGGCCGTGCTTCAAGACGGCAGGCTCGTGGCCCAGGAAAAAGACATCCTGCATACCCACACGCACGCCCATCCGGGTGGACAGTCCCGGCACGGTCACGGCGAGGTTTAA
- a CDS encoding 2,3-bisphosphoglycerate-independent phosphoglycerate mutase, translated as MDIYPLKPITGIRPCPGPVVLVIMDGVGLGPRDESDGVSMAYTPVLDSLMQEPLATRLKAHGTAVGLPSDGDMGNSEVGHNALGAGRVFSQGAKLVNEAIASGRVFEGEAWKRVVQAGRAGGTAHFIGLVSNGNVHSHVDQLYALLDTCAEVGMARVRVHALLDGRDVDQKSALRYVEPLEAKLAALSTAGRDYRIASGGGRMVTTMDRYNANWQVVEQGWKTHVLGQGRCFPSASKAIETYYAEDPEMTDQYMDSFVVCDGTGPVGTIQDGDAVVFFNFRGDRAIEISRAFEEPDFTEFDRVRVPKVFYAGMMQYDGDALIPKNFLVEPPAISGTVGEYLCRTGVTSYAISETQKFGHVTYFWNGNRSGYIDGNLEKYEEVPSDKITFDLRPWMKAAEITDKVVEAVAGGKYRFIRLNLANGDMVGHTGVEAAVRIAVATVDFCLGRILEAVRKARGIAVITADHGNADCMWTMKKGHKTPMVAHTLSPVPFIVKDSCQENAFRLSGVPEPGLANVAATICTLLGYEPPEGYEPSLVAPA; from the coding sequence ATGGATATCTATCCTCTGAAGCCCATAACCGGCATACGGCCCTGCCCCGGCCCGGTGGTTCTGGTCATCATGGACGGAGTCGGCCTCGGTCCCCGGGACGAGAGCGATGGTGTATCCATGGCCTACACTCCAGTGCTGGACTCTTTGATGCAGGAACCTCTGGCGACCCGGCTCAAGGCCCACGGCACGGCGGTTGGACTGCCTTCGGACGGGGACATGGGCAATTCCGAGGTGGGTCATAACGCATTGGGTGCCGGCCGGGTCTTTTCCCAGGGGGCCAAGCTGGTCAACGAGGCCATCGCCTCGGGCCGGGTCTTCGAGGGCGAGGCCTGGAAGCGGGTGGTACAGGCCGGGCGGGCCGGAGGCACGGCCCACTTCATCGGCCTGGTCTCCAACGGCAATGTCCATAGCCATGTAGACCAGCTGTATGCCCTGCTGGACACATGCGCCGAGGTTGGCATGGCCCGGGTCCGGGTCCATGCCCTGCTGGACGGCCGGGACGTGGACCAGAAGAGCGCCCTGCGCTACGTCGAACCCCTGGAGGCCAAGCTGGCAGCCCTGTCCACGGCCGGCCGGGATTACCGGATCGCCTCGGGCGGAGGCCGAATGGTGACGACCATGGACCGCTACAACGCCAATTGGCAGGTGGTGGAACAGGGCTGGAAGACTCACGTTCTGGGACAGGGGCGGTGCTTTCCATCGGCTTCGAAGGCCATCGAGACCTACTACGCCGAGGACCCGGAGATGACCGATCAGTACATGGATAGCTTCGTGGTCTGCGACGGAACCGGCCCGGTGGGCACGATCCAGGACGGGGACGCCGTGGTCTTCTTCAATTTCCGAGGTGACCGGGCCATCGAGATTTCCCGGGCCTTCGAGGAGCCGGATTTTACCGAGTTCGACCGGGTCCGGGTGCCCAAAGTCTTTTACGCCGGGATGATGCAGTACGACGGAGACGCCCTGATTCCCAAGAACTTTCTGGTGGAGCCGCCGGCTATCTCTGGGACCGTGGGTGAGTATCTGTGCCGGACAGGGGTGACGTCCTACGCCATCTCCGAGACCCAGAAATTCGGGCATGTGACCTATTTCTGGAACGGCAACCGTTCAGGATACATCGACGGGAACCTTGAGAAATACGAGGAGGTCCCTTCGGACAAGATCACTTTTGATCTGAGGCCCTGGATGAAGGCGGCCGAGATTACGGACAAGGTCGTGGAGGCCGTGGCCGGCGGGAAATACCGCTTTATCCGTCTGAACCTGGCCAACGGGGACATGGTCGGACACACCGGGGTGGAGGCGGCGGTGCGTATCGCCGTGGCCACGGTGGACTTCTGTCTGGGCCGAATTCTGGAGGCGGTCCGCAAGGCCCGGGGCATTGCCGTGATCACGGCCGACCACGGCAACGCCGACTGCATGTGGACCATGAAGAAGGGCCACAAGACGCCCATGGTCGCTCACACCCTGAGCCCGGTCCCCTTCATCGTCAAGGACTCTTGCCAGGAGAACGCCTTCCGGTTGTCCGGGGTTCCCGAGCCCGGTCTGGCCAACGTGGCGGCGACCATCTGCACCCTACTGGGGTACGAACCGCCCGAGGGGTACGAGCCCTCCTTGGTGGCTCCGGCCTGA
- a CDS encoding HDOD domain-containing protein, whose translation MTASDQRSGTGAAAQPGVFFTKQPILDKQRRIWGYELLGAELGEGGIYKVFSQRESSASVSSTAYLGLQDAMDRGKKVAVAFDAKSIIDGVPHVLPPGHGVLRALAGAGTNAGVLDALQSMRQEGYLVSMDMDPGTVDYEMCSQADILCQEFATAKVNGLGMRAAMTKTQLLVRGVQTIEQFEKAKDMGFHLYQGSFFKEPEPMPGRKLSSSHAARINLFRLMESEDPDFKALAAAISSDVSISFRLLSYLNSPYFGLMRKIQSIDQAITLLGWNKLKIWLRAVILADMAGQEEIPLELASLSLQRAKFFELLSTEYDWWGFNSSTLFLVGIFSLLDVILGMEMSELTEKLPLDPKLKAALRRDANSEYLPLFHLLSFLEDGEWAALEDQTQQLGLDMGMLKSFHVQARDWAEAFFSTLNKG comes from the coding sequence ATGACCGCATCCGACCAGAGATCAGGAACCGGGGCCGCGGCCCAGCCCGGCGTCTTTTTCACCAAGCAGCCCATCCTGGACAAGCAACGCCGGATCTGGGGCTACGAGCTTCTCGGTGCCGAACTGGGAGAGGGAGGGATATACAAGGTCTTTTCCCAACGGGAGAGTTCGGCCTCGGTGTCGTCAACGGCCTACCTCGGCCTGCAGGATGCCATGGACAGAGGGAAAAAGGTGGCCGTGGCCTTTGACGCCAAGAGCATCATCGACGGCGTTCCCCACGTTCTGCCTCCGGGTCACGGCGTCCTTCGTGCACTGGCCGGAGCCGGCACCAATGCAGGTGTTCTCGATGCCCTGCAGTCCATGCGCCAGGAAGGCTATCTGGTGTCCATGGACATGGACCCGGGAACCGTTGATTATGAAATGTGCAGCCAAGCCGACATCCTGTGCCAGGAGTTCGCCACGGCCAAGGTCAATGGGCTGGGCATGCGGGCGGCCATGACCAAGACCCAGCTGCTGGTCCGGGGCGTACAGACCATCGAGCAGTTCGAAAAGGCCAAGGATATGGGCTTTCACCTCTATCAGGGAAGCTTTTTCAAGGAACCCGAGCCTATGCCCGGCCGAAAGCTGTCCTCCAGCCACGCGGCCCGGATCAACCTCTTTCGGCTCATGGAATCCGAAGACCCGGACTTCAAGGCCCTGGCCGCGGCCATCAGTTCGGATGTGTCCATCAGCTTTCGGCTGCTGTCCTACCTAAACAGCCCCTATTTCGGGCTCATGCGCAAGATCCAGTCCATCGACCAAGCCATTACGCTATTGGGCTGGAACAAGCTCAAGATCTGGCTTCGGGCCGTGATTCTGGCCGACATGGCCGGGCAGGAGGAGATTCCCCTGGAATTGGCATCCCTGTCCCTACAGCGGGCCAAGTTTTTTGAGCTTCTGTCCACGGAGTACGACTGGTGGGGGTTTAATTCCAGCACCCTGTTTCTGGTCGGTATCTTCTCCCTGCTGGACGTCATCCTGGGGATGGAGATGTCCGAGTTGACCGAAAAGCTACCTCTGGACCCCAAGCTCAAGGCCGCCCTTCGCCGGGATGCCAACAGCGAATATCTTCCCTTGTTCCATCTCCTGTCCTTTCTCGAGGATGGGGAATGGGCCGCTCTGGAAGACCAGACCCAGCAGTTGGGGCTGGACATGGGAATGCTCAAGAGCTTTCACGTCCAGGCCCGGGACTGGGCAGAGGCCTTCTTTTCGACCCTGAACAAAGGGTAA
- a CDS encoding metal-dependent transcriptional regulator has protein sequence MNNHESGKALTSTMEDYLEAIYDIGNEKRVVRVKDIAEKLGVRMPTVTSMLKTLDSRGLIEYEKYGYIDLTSKGESVGQDIHRKHEILFRFLTGILKIDPVTADEEACKVEHALGEETLCTLVKFMEFIQACPRLGDDWLKNFEKFKEHGLDPEECEVKSKAFVENLCKKIDSTEHDGR, from the coding sequence TTGAACAATCACGAAAGCGGCAAGGCATTGACTTCGACCATGGAAGACTATCTCGAGGCCATCTACGACATCGGCAATGAGAAACGGGTTGTCCGGGTCAAGGATATCGCCGAAAAACTCGGCGTGAGAATGCCCACCGTCACCAGCATGCTCAAGACGCTGGATTCAAGAGGCCTGATCGAATATGAGAAATATGGATACATCGACTTGACCTCAAAGGGAGAAAGCGTCGGACAGGACATCCACCGAAAACATGAAATTCTGTTTCGCTTTCTGACCGGCATCCTGAAAATCGATCCCGTTACGGCCGATGAAGAAGCCTGCAAGGTCGAGCATGCACTTGGAGAGGAAACCTTGTGCACTCTGGTCAAGTTCATGGAATTCATCCAGGCCTGCCCCCGTCTCGGGGATGACTGGCTGAAGAATTTCGAGAAATTCAAGGAGCATGGATTGGATCCGGAGGAATGCGAGGTTAAGTCCAAGGCCTTTGTCGAAAATCTTTGCAAAAAAATCGACTCGACCGAACACGATGGGCGGTGA